Proteins co-encoded in one Aspergillus flavus chromosome 2, complete sequence genomic window:
- a CDS encoding PHD finger domain protein, whose product MSQQHGVLPMPASIETAPPAHGTSSGLHTSAPTVERVSPSLSSSLKPSRPPSAISSKVQIPKLSPATTELVARVTGHRKGEKQRNETKFVTWNPPSLSQGWNHPRLQPSSTMKASSTIIELPTAPFVYSSHMTTPAVSQQAPVTTPSTTSPSTHTYTSTLPQGGHDKPTSLVNIAPKPAGPPSLEAPAPPQDPLPPPLPSQPQPVAPAAKDSPPSAKRKRAAVGSRQRRSTTNGTKRKKRRRGNDSDGEDIIRAGDSSSDESDVAPTATQTKSGRQVNRPSLYVPPSASPTVAKDSSNSLEASDTTQRQAAAVRKRKRVYRKPKDGIVNCIHCQRGHSPQSNAIVFCDECNGPWHQLCHDPPIDSQVVTVKERQWVCRECKPVPITILQPTVVRSNPSLTGPSLGPPVHAPLLMPKMEVGGEGFSADERRGFLSGLSHATLVELLVTLSDQHPAIPMFPKNLKTLQSKFSFKPNNAAIPTPTSTSSNTPTFTNSITHALTNGVDAAQQKSGVTPDFLPTPSSAPQTQHDLSEESDYEFSEHRLYPRAGNGFRLSTNADDMDIMYEDVSCRTFSYALHGPARVRAQANEVAPIWGS is encoded by the coding sequence ATGTCACAGCAACATGGGGTTCTTCCCATGCCGGCGTCTATAGAGACAGCGCCACCAGCCCACGGAACCTCCTCGGGCTTGCATACATCGGCTCCCACCGTCGAGCGGGTCTCGCCTTCCCTGTCGTCCTCATTGAAACCTAGCCGCCCACCGAGCGCAATCTCGAGTAAAGTACAGATCCCGAAATTATCCCCTGCGACCACTGAACTCGTGGCTCGGGTCACTGGCCATAGGAAAGGGGAGAAGCAGAGGAATGAGACTAAATTCGTGACGTGGAACCCACCATCACTCAGTCAAGGCTGGAATCATCCACGCTTGCAACCATCAAGCACAATGAAGGCCTCTTCTACTATCATAGAGCTACCCACAGCTCCGTTCGTGTACTCGAGTCATATGACAACCCCTGCGGTTTCTCAACAGGCTCCTGTTACTACTCCTTCCACTACATCTCCATCTacacatacatatacatctACACTTCCCCAGGGTGGCCATGACAAGCCAACAAGTCTTGTTAATATTGCACCCAAACCCGCAGGGCCACCTTCATTGGAAGCCCCAGCACCACCGCAAGatccactaccaccaccactgccTTCACAACCCCAGCCTGTAGCCCCGGCGGCTAAAGATTCACCCCCATCCGCTAAGCGCAAGAGAGCAGCAGTTGGCTCACGCCAACGAAGGAGTACTACCAACGGAACCAAGCGCAAGAAGCGCCGGCGTGGTAATGACAGTGATGGAGAAGATATCATCCGAGCTGGAGACTCGAGCTCCGATGAATCTGACGTTGCGCCGACGGCGACACAAACTAAATCTGGTCGGCAGGTTAATCGTCCTTCATTATATGTACCTCCGTCCGCATCACCGACGGTTGCGAAGGACAGCAGTAACTCGCTGGAGGCATCGGATACCACTCAACGGCAGGCTGCAGCCGTTCGGAAACGCAAGCGGGTGTATCGCAAACCGAAGGACGGGATCGTCAATTGTATCCACTGCCAGAGGGGACATAGTCCGCAGAGCAATGCGATCGTCTTCTGCGATGAGTGCAATGGGCCCTGGCATCAGCTATGTCATGATCCTCCTATTGACTCGCAGGTTGTCACAGTGAAGGAGAGACAATGGGTCTGTCGGGAATGCAAGCCCGTGCCGATTACCATTCTCCAGCCGACGGTTGTTAGGAGCAATCCTAGTCTCACGGGGCCGTCATTAGGTCCTCCCGTGCATGCGCCGTTATTAATGCCCAAGATGGAAGTGGGAGGGGAGGGCTTCTCGGCAGACGAGCGACGGGGCTTTCTCTCGGGCTTGTCGCATGCGACTCTTGTTGAACTACTGGTCACTCTGTCAGACCAACACCCGGCGATACCCATGTTTCCTAAAAACTTAAAGACTTTACAGTCGAAGTTCTCGTTCAAGCCGAACAATGCGGCGATTCCTACTccaacctcaacctcctcgaaTACCCCAACTTTCACTAACTCGATAACCCACGCTTTAACTAATGGTGTAGACGCGGCCCAGCAAAAGTCAGGTGTTACTCCTGACTTCCTGCCTACTCCCTCTTCCGCTCCCCAAACGCAGCACGACCTGTCGGAAGAGTCTGACTATGAATTCTCAGAGCATCGTCTGTACCCGCGTGCCGGGAACGGATTCCGTTTGTCGACGAATGCGGACGACATGGACATCATGTATGAAGACGTCTCATGTCGCACGTTCAGCTACGCATTACACGGACCGGCACGGGTTCGAGCGCAGGCGAACGAAGTCGCACCTATCTGGGGTTCGTGA
- a CDS encoding putative l-carnitine dehydratase/alpha-methylacyl-CoA racemase (caib/baif family enzyme), translated as MSVTLKLHQAFRARRPALRWSSSVLRTTAQWRTYSSTPADDTLPLKGVRVLDMTRVLAGPYCTQILGDLGADVIKIEHPVRGDDTRAWGPPYAKYQDESRQGPGESAYYLGVNRNKKSLGLSFQHKSGVEILHRLAKECDVLVENYLPGSLKKYNMDYETLREINPKLIYASITGYGQTGPYSNRAGYDVMVEAEMGLMHITGARGGDPVKVGVAVTDLTTGLYTSNAIMAALLARVRTGMGQHIDACLSDCQVATLANIASSALISGEKDTGRWGTAHPSIVPYRSYQTLDGDILFGGGNDRLFGVLCDRLGHPEWKTDPRFVTNSDRVKNRGEIDGLIEEKVKQKTTQEWLEILEGSGMPYAAVNDIQGTLNHSHVQARGMVTEVDHPACGPIKLVNTPIKYSHATPGVRTPPPTLGQHTDEILEEILEYGKDDIARLKQDGVVS; from the exons ATGAGCGTCACATTGAAGTTGCACCAGGCTTTTAGAGCCCGTCGGCCAGCTCTCCGCTGGTCGAGCTCTGTTCTCCGCACCACAGCTCAATGGCGCACATACTCCAGCACACCGGCGGACGATACACTACCCTTGAAGGGCGTTCGGGTGCTTGATATGACAAGGGTTTTGGCTGGT CCATACTGTACGCAGATTCTTGGAGATTTAGG AGCAGATGTTATCAAAATTGAACACCCGGTGCGGGGCGATGACACTCGCGCCTGGGGACCACCATATGCCAAATACCAGGATGAGTCGCGACAAGGTCCCGGCGAAAGCGCATATTATCTAGGT GTCAACCGCAACAAGAAATCTTTAGGACTGTCGTTTCAACACAAGTCAGGCGTGGAAATCCTGCACCGCCTTGCGAAAGAATGTGACGTTCTCGTCGAGAACTACCTTCCTGGAAGTCTGAAGAAATACAACATGGACTACGAAACGCTGCGAGAGATTAACCCCAAGCTGATCTACGCGAGTATCACCGGATACGGGCAGACGGGGCCGTACAGTAACCGGGCTGGGTACGATGTCATGGTCGAGGCGGAGATGGGCTTGATGCATATTACTGGCGCCAGGGGTGGGGATCCGGTGAAAGTTGGTGTAGCGGTTACGGATTTGACGACTGGGTTGTATACATCTAATGCGATTATGGCGGCGCTGCTGGCTCGCGTGAGGACGGGTATGGGCCAACACATCGATGCTTGCTTGAGCGATTGTCAGGTCGCGACGCTGGCAAATATTGCTAGCTCTGCGCTGATTAGTGGGGAGAAGGATACTGGAAGATGGGGGACCGCGCATC CTTCCATTGTTCCTTACCGGAGTTATCAGACGCTGGATGGGGACATTCTCTTTGGCGGCGGGAACGACAGACTGTTCGGTGTGTTGTGCGACCGTTTAGGACACCCAGAGTGGAAGACCGATCCCCGGTTCGTTACCAACAGTGACCGTGTCAAGAATCGAGGGGAGATTGATGGCCTCATCGAGGAGAAGGTCAAACAAAAGACGACGCAAGAATGGCTGGAGATCTTGGAAGGCAGCGGGATGCCATATGCCGCCGTCAATGATATTCAAGGGACCCTCAACCATTCTCACG TCCAAGCTCGTGGGATGGTCACCGAAGTTGATCATCCAGCATGCGGTCCCATCAAGCTAGTCAACACGCCGATTAAGTATTCCCATGCCACCCCTGGCGTGCGGACGCCGCCCCCAACCCTTGGCCAACACACGGATGAGATTCTTGAGGAGATTCTCGAATACGGTAAGGATGATATTGCTCGTTTGAAGCAAGACGGTGTAGTGTCATAA
- a CDS encoding RNA-binding protein required for 60S ribosomal subunit biogenesis (ribosome biogenesis protein Ssf2, putative), producing the protein MAKARTKKRTHVRAQNASAAAVKGSASSMSKTPKSMVIRIGGSQVGSSVSQLVKDVRLMMEPDTAVRLKERKSNRLRDYTVMAGPLGVTHLMLFSKSATGNTNMRLALTPRGPTLHFKVENYSLCRDVEKALKRPRGGGQDHKTPPLLVMNNFNSPNATEDGKVPKRLETLTTTIFQSLFPPINPQATPLSSIRRVMLLNRELKSDGQEDDSYVLNLRHYAITTRKTGVSKRIRRLDPKEIRNREKRGVAVPNLGKLEDAADYLLDPSAAGYTSASETELDTDNEVEIAESTTKRVLNKRELQRMKAGEKEKAEKKLRAAPEVEKRAVKLVELGPRLKLRLIKVEEGLCDGKVMWHDYIHKSEEDMKKLDKNWEKRKKEKEERKRQQKENIEKKKAEKAKARAEGKEIEDDDDEEMDVDDDEDDWLSDDFGEEEEGAEQEGGEGDDESMEE; encoded by the exons ATGGCGAAGGCACGTACGAAGAAACGCACTCATGTCCGCGCCCAAAATGCCTCGGCCGCCGCCGTCAAAGGCAGCGCCTCGTCCATGAGCAAAACTCCGAAGTCCATGGTTATCCGTATTGGCGGTTCTCAAGTCGGTTCGAGTGTCAGTCAATTAGTAAAGGATGTTCGTCTGATGATGGAGCCCGACACTGCTGTGCGACTGAAG GAGCGTAAATCAAACAGACTGAGGGATTACACCGTCATGGCGGGTCCTCTCGGTGTCACGCATCTTATGCTTTTCTCCAAGTCCGCTACAGGCAACACTAACATGCGTTTGGCGCTTACGCCGCGCGGCCCAACGCTCCACTTCAAAGTCGAGAACTACTCTCTGTGCCGAGACGTCGAGAAGGCATTAAAGCGTCCACGCGGCGGTGGCCAGGACCACAAGACGCCACCCTTGCTGGTGATGAACAACTTCAACTCACCGAATGCAACTGAGGACGGCAAAGTACCCAAGCGCCTCGAGACTCTCACAACCACTATCTTCCAATCACTTTTCCCGCCGATCAACCCCCAAGCTACCCCCCTCTCCTCTATCCGCCGTGTGATGCTCCTCAACCGAGAACTCAAATCTGATGGCCAAGAAGACGACTCTTATGTCTTGAATTTGCGACATTACGCTATTACTACCAGGAAGACAGGCGTTTCAAAACGCATTCGCCGTCTGGATCCTAAGGAAATTCGTAATAGGGAGAAGAGAGGCGTTGCTGTTCCCAATCTAGGAAAATTGGAAGATGCTGCCGATTATCTGTTGGATCCGTCGGCCGCGGGTTATACCTCCGCTAGTGAAACCGAATTAGACACCGATAATGAGGTTGAGATCGCAGAGAGCACAACGAAGAGGGTTCTGAACAAGAGGGAGCTGCAACGCATGAAAGccggggagaaggagaaggctgagaagaagttgagggCCGCGCCAGAGGTGGAGAAGCGCGCGGTCAAGCTCGTCGAATTGGGCCCCCGCTTGAAGCTCCGGCTGAtcaaggttgaggagggtctCTGTGATGGCAAGGTCATGTGGCACGACTATATCCATAAGTCTGAGGAGGATATGAAAAAGCTGGACAAGAActgggaaaagagaaagaaggagaaggaagagcgGAAGaggcagcagaaggagaatatcgaaaagaagaaggcagagaaggccaaggcccGGGCTGAAGGCAAGGAaattgaggatgatgatgacgaggaaatggatgtggatgacgacgaggatgactGGCTCAGTGATGAttttggtgaagaagaagaaggcgcggagcaagaaggaggagagggtgATGACGAATCCATGGAGGAGTAA
- a CDS encoding putative ATP-dependent RNA helicase yields MPAIKKRKIAREAPQQEDLSDSEAHSSASEDAAPNTTEQEQEPSEAPKQAPKSFKELGLIEQLCEACDSMGYKAPTAIQAEAIPLALQGRDLIGLAETGSGKTAAFALPILQALMDKPSSFFGLVLAPTRELAYQISQAFEGLGSTISVRSTVLVGGMDMVSQSIALGKKPHIIVATPGRLLDHLENTKGFSLRNLKYLVMDEADRLLDMDFGPILDKILKVLPRERRTYLFSATMSSKVESLQRASLQNPLRVAVSSSKFQTVSTLQQSYIFIPHKHKDLYLVYLLNEFVGQSCIIFCRTVHETQRLSFFLRLLGFGAIPLHGQLSQSARLGALGKFRSRSRDILVATDVAARGLDIPSVDVVLNFDLPGDSKTFIHRIGRTARAGKSGVAISFATQYDVEAWLRIEGALGKKLPEYPAEKDEVMVLAERVSEAQRSAILEMKNYDEKKGSRGKKFAKGKRSREDMDQEEG; encoded by the exons ATGCCGGCGATTAAGAAGCGCAAGATCGCCCGTGAGGCACCTCAACAAGAAGACCTCAGCGATAGCGAGGCCCACAGCTCTGCCTCTGAGGATGCCGCCCCCAATACTACTgagcaagaacaagaaccatCTGAAGCGCCTAAGCAGGCTCCAAAGTCTTTTAAGGAACTAGGCCTCATTGAGCAATTATGCGAGGCTTGCGACTCTATGGGATACAAGGCTCCCACCGCGATTCAAGCGGAAGCCATTCCTCTCGCTCTTCAAGGCCGCGATTTGATCGGTTTGGCTG AAACCGGTAGCGGTAAAACCGCAGCCTTTGCACTGCCCATTCTCCAAGCCCTGATGGACAagccttcttcctttttcggtCTCGTCCTCGCGCCCACCCGTGAACTGGCGTACCAGATCTCCCAAGCCTTCGAGGGTCTAGGAAGTACAATCTCAGTAAGAAGCACAGTTCTGGTTGGAGGCATGGACATGGTATCTCAATCGATCGCACTCGGAAAGAAG CCTCACATTATTGTAGCCACCCCCGGACGTCTACTAGACCACCTCGAAAACACGAAAGGCTTCTCCCTCCGCAACCTCAAATACCTCGTCATGGACGAAGCCGACCGTCTCCTAGACATGGACTTCGGCCCCATCCTCGACAAGATCCTGAAAGTGCTCCCCCGCGAGCGCCGCACCTACCTCTTCTCCGCCACCATGAGCTCAAAGGTCGAGTCTCTGCAGCGTGCATCGCTTCAAAACCCGCTCCGTGTCGCTGTCTCCTCATCCAAGTTCCAAACCGTCTCCACCCTCCAACAATCCTACATCTTCATCCCCCACAAACACAAAGACCTGTACCTGGTCTATCTGCTCAACGAGTTTGTCGGCCAATCGTGCATCATCTTCTGTCGCACCGTGCATGAGACCCAGCGTCTCAGCTTCTTTTTGAGATTGCTTGGCTTTGGCGCCATCCCACTGCATGGTCAGCTTTCGCAGTCTGCTCGTTTGGGTGCACTCGGGAAGTTCCGTTCGAGGAGTAGAGATATCCTTGTTGCGACGGATGTCGCTGCTCGTGGTCTTGATATTCCCTCTGTTGATGTGGTTTTGAACTTTGATTTGCCTGGTGATTC GAAAACCTTCATCCACAGAATCGGTCGTACAGCCCGTGCTGGTAAGTCGGGTGTAGCTATCAGCTTTGCTACACAATATGATGTCGAGGCATGGCTTCGCATTGAGGGCGCGTTAGGAAAGAAACTCCCTGAATACCCCGCTGAAAAGGACGAGGTGATGGTCCTGGCAGAGCGTGTATCCGAAGCGCAACGCAGTGCTATTCTGGAAATGAAGAACTacgacgagaagaagggaagtaGGGGCAAGAAGTTTGCCAAAGGAAAGCGCTCTCGAGAGGATATGGATCAGGAAGAGGGCTAG
- a CDS encoding N-acetylglucosamine-phosphate mutase, which produces MASPAIKKAITEAAAQYVKPEGKVFQDVLNTVVFAVGLLAGLRSKKLSGQWIGVMITASHNPAEDNGVKLVDPMGEMLEAEWETYATKLANAPLDKIADVYEELVKEIDISMENPARVVFARDTRASGSRLAGVLNAALTATEVNFSDLKFMTTPQLHYVVRCKNTLGTQYEYGEPTEQGYYEKLAKAFKGVMRGLKVKGSLTVDCANGVGGPKLRELLKYLPGPEEGGIDIKVINDDVINPDSLNFDCGADYVKTKQRAPPSSKAAALDRCASLDGDADRLVYYFVDESNVFRLLDGDRIATLAAAFIGDLTKNAGIAQHLKIGIIQTAYANGASTEYIEKVLKLPSVCTNTGVKHLHHAALRYDVGVYFEANGHGTITFSENALKIIKSTEPQSPAQQRALECLQGLTDLINQAVGDAISDMLLVEAILAHKGWTPKEWLCTYTDLPSRLVRVEVADRSIFKAYDAERKLESPAGLQLKIESLQSRYNKGRSFARASGTEDAVRVYAEAASRSEADDLATRVANAVRDAGAAKEILQS; this is translated from the exons ATGGCGTCCCCCGCTATCAAGAAAGCCATCACCGAGGCCGCAGCGCAGTATGTCAAGCCGGAGGGAAAGGTCTTCCA GGACGTCCTCAACACAGTGGTCTTTGCCGTGGGCTTGCTCGCTGGTCTTCGCTCCAAGAAGCTCAGTGGACAATGGATTGGTGTTATGATTACTGCCAGTCACAACCCTGCGGAGGACAATGGTGTCAAGTTGGTTGACCCCATG GGTGAAATGCTTGAG GCTGAATGGGAAACCTATGCGACAAAGCTTGCCAATGCTCCGCTAGACAAAATCGCAGATGTTTACGAAGAACTCGTCAAGGAGATTGATATCAGCATGGAAAACCCGGCTCGTGTTGTTTTTGCCCGGGATACTCGTGCCTCTGGTTCTCGTCTTGCCGGTGTTCTTAACGCTGCGCTCACCGCTACCGAGGTTAACTTCTCTGACCTGAAATTCATGACCACCCCCCAGCTTCATTATGTTGTCCGCTGCAAGAACACCCTGGGAACGCAGTATGAGTACGGTGAACCCACAGAGCAAGGATACTATGAGAAGCTCGCCAAGGCTTTCAAGGGAGTTATGCGGGGCCTCAAGGTTAAGGGCTCTTTGACCGTTGATTGCGCAAATGGTGTTGGCGGACCTAAGCTGAGAGAGCTTCTTAAGTACCTTCCTGGCCCGGAGGAGGGTGGTATCGATATCAAAGTTATCAACGACGATGTGATCAATCCGGATAGCCTCAACTTCGAT TGCGGTGCCGACTATGTCAAGACCAAGCAGCGCGCTCCCCCCTCGTCCAAGGCTGCTGCTCTTGACCGTTGTGCCTCCTTGGACGGCGATGCCGATCGTCTTGTCTACTATTTCGTCGACGAGAGCAATGTTTTCCGTCTTCTTGATGGCGACCGTATTGCCACTCTTGCCGCTGCCTTCATTGGCGACCTTACCAAGAATGCCGGCATTGCGCAGCATCTCAAGATCGGCATCATCCAGACCGCGTATGCCAATGGAGCTAGTACAGAGTACATTGAAAAAGTGCTCAAGCTTCCCTCCGTCTGCACTAACACTGGCGTGAAGCACCTTCACCACGCTGCCCTGCGTTACGATGTTGGTGTCTACTTCGAAGCCAACGGTCACGGCACTATCACTTTCTCTGAAAATGCCCTGAAGATTATCAAGAGCACCGAGCCCCAGTCCCCCGCTCAGCAACGTGCTCTTGAGTGCCTCCAGGGTCTTACCGATCTGATCAACCAAGCAGTTGGCGATGCTATCTCCGACATGCTCCTCGTTGAAGCGATCCTTGCTCACAAGGGCTGGACCCCCAAGGAGTGGCTTTGCACCTACACTGACCTCCCCTCCCGACTGGTCCGCGTGGAGGTTGCTGACCGCTCAATCTTCAAGGCATATGATGCTGAGCGTAAGCTCGAGTCCCCTGCTGGCCTTCAGCTCAAGATCGAATCCCTCCAGTCCCGCTACAACAAGGGAAGAAGCTTTGCCCGCGCAAGTGGCACGGAGGATGCGGTACGTGTCTACGCTGAGGCTGCCAGCCGCTCCGAGGCTGACGATCTCGCAACTCGCGTCGCCAACGCTGTCCGTGATGCCGGCGCCGCCAAAGAGATCTTGCAATCTTAG
- a CDS encoding Mn2+ homeostasis protein has translation MYWSSPRRKVFFYACFLVFATFIGKSTASLGDHLPDFKECVKICQTENCQDGNSEIPFHLRLMWWTCPAECDYTCQHVVTDRRVARDPPMLNPVVQFHGKWPFRRIMGMQEPFSVLFSLLNFYAHWHGLSRIRETMSTWHTSLRTYYLAFGYCGLACWTFSSIFHARDFSLTEKLDYFGAGANVMYGLYLAIIRIFRLDKEEPRTKPTLRRLWTVVCIFLYTLHVSYLSFWSWDYTYNMIANIVVGMTQNLLWVAFSIFRYRSTDKTWTLLPAICVVWIMLAMSLELLDFPPWHALIDAHSLWHLGTVIPTALWYMYLEKDIEEDVRGKRYKA, from the exons ATGTATTGGAGCTCACCCCGAAGGAAGGTCTTCTTTTACGCATGCTTTCTGGTCTTTGCTACTTTCATTGGGAAGTCGACAGCCTCCCTGGGCGACCATCTTCCCGATTTCAAAGAATGTGTTAAG ATCTGTCAAACTGAGAACTGTCAGGATGGAAATTCCGAGATCC CTTTCCATCTCCGCTTGATGTGGTGGACTTGTCCCGCCGAATGCGACTATACTTGCCAACATGTTGTAACGGACCGTCGAGTCGCTCGTGATCCTCCGATGCTCAATCCAGTAGTCCAGTTCCATGGGAAGTGGCCTTTCCGCAGGATCATGGGCATGCAGGAGCCGTTCTCagttctcttctccctccttaACTTTTATGCCCATTGGCACGGCTTATCTCGAATCCGCGAAACCATGTCGACGTGGCATACTTCTCTCCGGACTTACTATCTTGCTTTTGGATATTGCGGCCTGGCATGCTGGACCTTCAGTAGCATCTTCCACGCCAGGGACTTTTCTTTGACAGAGAAGCTGGATTATTTTGGAGCGGGCGCAAATGTCATGTATGGATTATACCTGGCAATTATCAGGATATTCCGATTAGATAAGGAAGAACCGCGAACGAAACCGACATTGCGTCGGCTCTGGACCGTGGTTTGTATCTTCCTTTATACCTTGCACGTTTCCTATCTCAGCTTCTGGTCCTGGGATTATACCTATAATATGATCGCGAATATCGTGGTCGGGATGACCCAGAACTTGTTGTGGGTAGCATTTAGCATTTTCAGGTACCGAAGTACCGACAAAACATGGACCCTCTTGCCGGCCATCTGTGTGGTTTGGATCATGTTGGCCATGAGCCTGGAATTGCTGGACTTTCCTCCGTGGCATGCGCTCATTGATGCCCATAGCCTTTGGCATTTAGGAACTGTTATTCCAACCGCACTGTGGTATAT GTACCTAGAAAAGGACATCGAAGAGGATGTGCGGGGCAAGAGATACAAAGCCTGA
- the RmtA gene encoding protein arginine methyltransferase RmtA (Removal of rmtA cause hyperconidiation in the A.flavus as well as suppression of aflatoxin biosynthesis. Author: Tim Satterlee, Northern Illinois University), producing the protein MNGSEQTQSADSAGTMTSSADRMVGMDHAEAFMRRCLKTMSAPDLTAILSTKTVTSSRTRLFSTSVVELVSSACMWSEFAAKAGAKHVIGVDMSSIIEKAKQIVACNGLSDKITLLQGKMEEVVLPYPKVDIIISEWMGYFLLYESMLDTVLYARDRYLVPGGKIFPDKATMYLAAIEDGEYKDDKIGFWDNVYGFDYSPMKEIALTEPLVDTVEMKALVTDPCPIITLDLYTVTPADLAFKVPFSLTAKRSDFIHAVIAWFDIEFGACHKPITFSTGPHAKYTHWKQTVFYLRDVLTVEEEEVVSGVLENKPNDKNKRDLDITISYKFETTDNLRYSEGSCFYRMC; encoded by the exons ATGAACGGATCGGAGCAGACACAATCCGCAGACTCTGCCGGCACCATGACCAGCAGTGCGGATCGCATGGTGGGCATGGATCATGCCGAA GCATTCATGAGGAGATGCTT AAAGACGATGTCCGCACCAGATCTTACCGCGATTCTATCTACCAAAACCGTCACATCTTCAAGGACAAGGTTGTTCTCGACGTCGGTTGTGGAACTGGTATCCTCAGCATGTATGTGGTCAGA GTTTGCTGCTAAGGCTGGTGCTAAGCACGTAATCGGTGTGGATATGTCCTCTATCATcgagaaggccaagcagATTGTCGCTTGCAACGGCCTGTCGGACAAGATCACTCTCCTCCAAGGAAAAATGGAAGAGGTTGTCCTCCCTTACCCCAaggttgatatcatcatctccgagTGGATGGGTTACTTCCTCCTCTATGAGAGCATGCTGGACACTGTTCTCTACGCCCGCGACCGCTACCTTGTTCCCGGTGGCAAGATCTTCCCCGACAAGGCTACCATGTACTTGGCTGCTATCGAAGATGGCGAGTACAAGGACGACAAGATCGGAT TCTGGGATAATGTGTACGGGTTTGACTACTCCCCCATGAAGGAGATTGCCCTCACGGAGCCTCTCGTGGACACCGTTGAGATGAAGGCCCTCGTCACCGACCCTTGCCCCATCATTACCCTTGATCTCTACACCGTCACCCCGGCCGATCTCGCTTTCAAGGTTCCCTTCTCTCTTACCGCCAAGCGCAGCGACTTCATCCACGCTGTGATCGCTTGGTTCGATATCGAGTTTGGCGCCTGCCACAAGCCcatcaccttctccaccgGCCCCCACGCGAAGTACACACACTGGAAGCAGACCGTCTTCTACCTCCGTGATGTTCTGACCgtcgaagaggaggaagtcGTTTCGGGAGTGTTGGAGAACAAGCCCAATGACAAGAACAAGCGTGATCTTGACATCACTATCTCTTACAAGTTCGAGACCACGGATAACCTTCGTTACTCCGAGGGTAGCTGCTTCTATAGAAT GTGCTAA
- a CDS encoding peroxisomal multifunctional beta-oxidation protein, with amino-acid sequence MSAPGVGFEYPPQEVSWLKRDALLFANSIGAKADELHFLYELHPNFAVFPTYSLILPFKHTDQETIDFYARTQATPIPGVPKFDSRRAVDGQRKITILKPLPPTSAGKKFQLRNTVIGVYDKGKAGSVVETEQSIVDENGEVYTKTVSSGFMVGQGNWGGPKGPSAVNYPPPQGKKPDAVHVVQTTAETALLYRLNGDYNPLHATPEPGQKMGFGGVIIHGLFSWNSAAHGILRELGGSDPKNLREFQARFASPVLPGDKLTTEIWRTGNIEDGFEEVRFVTTNNRGKVVLSNGRCLLKVTGSKSKL; translated from the exons ATGTCGGCTCCCGGGGTTGGTTTTGAATATCCTCCTCAGGAGGTCTCCTGGCTTAAGCGCGATGCTTTGTTGTTTGCCAACAGCATCGGTGCTAAGGCTGACGAGCTTCATTTCCTTTAT GAACTTCATCCTAACTTCGCCGTTTTCCCGACGTATTCTTTGATCCTTC CTTTTAAACACACTGATCAAGAAACCATTGATTTCTATGCACGTACGCAAGCAACTCCCATCCCCGGCGTCCCGAAATTCGACTCTCGCCGTGCGGTAGATGGCCAGCGCAAGATCACCATTCTAAAACCTTTACCTCCTACGAGTGCGGGCAAGAAATTTCAGTTGCGTAATACGGTTATTGGAGTCTACGATAAAGGCAAAGCTGGCTCGGTAGTGGAGACGGAGCAGTCCATCGTGGACGAGAACGGTGAGGTGTACACCAAGACGGTGAGCAGCGGCTTCATGGTAGGACAGGGCAATTGGGGTGGACCTAAGG GACCGAGCGCCGTCAACTATCCCCCTCCCCAAGGCAAAAAGCCGGATGCAGTTCACGTTGTTCAAACGACAGCTGAAACTGCTCTTCTCTATCG TCTCAATGGCGACTATAACCCTCTTCATGCTACACCTGAGCCCGGTCAGAAGATGGGATTTGGGGGCGTTATCATCCACGGTCTCTTCAGCTGGAACTCTGCCGCTCACGGCATTCTGAGAGAGCTTGGAGGCAGTGATCCAAAGAACTTGAGAGAATTCCAGGCACGCTTTGCTTCGCCTGTGCTTCCAGGCGACAAGCTTACCACCGAGATTTGGAGAACAGGAAACATTGAAGATGGGTTCGAGGAAGTCAGATTTGTAACCACGAATAACAGAGGCAAGGTTGTGTTGAGCAACGGTCGTTGTCTGTTGAAGGTCACTGGATCGAAGAGCAAGCTGTGA